In Vibrio hippocampi, a single genomic region encodes these proteins:
- the gyrA gene encoding DNA topoisomerase (ATP-hydrolyzing) subunit A gives MSDLAREITPVNIEDELRGSYLDYAMSVIVGRALPDVRDGLKPVHRRVLFAMNVLGNDWNKPYKKSARVVGDVIGKYHPHGDSAVYDTIVRMAQPFSLRYMLVDGQGNFGSIDGDSAAAMRYTEVRMAKIAHELLADLEKDTVDYVPNYDGTEQIPAVLPTKIPNLLVNGSSGIAVGMATNIPPHNLNEVIDGCLAYINNEDITIDELMEFIPGPDFPTAALISGRKGIIDAYKTGRGKVYMRSKAEIESDKAGRETIIVTEIPYQVNKARLIEKIAELVKDKKVEGISALRDESDKDGMRIVIECKRDAVGEVVLNNLYSQTQLQTTFGINMVALNNGQPQLFNLKDMLKCFVDHRREVVTRRTIFELRKARDRAHILEALSLALANIDEVIELIKSAPTPAEAKEGLISRGWKLGNVASMLERAGTDAARPDWLEDQYGIRDGLYYLTEQQAQAILELRLHRLTGLEHEKILDEYKALLEEIAELMHILASTERLMEVITEELELVQATYGDVRRSEITAAVHDIDMEELIAREDVVVTLSHEGYVKYQVLSDYEAQRRGGKGKSATKMKDEDYIDRLLVANTHDNILCFSTRGKTYRLKVYQLPLASRTARGKPIVNILPLEEGERITAILPVSEFTEDKFIFMATGDGTVKKTSLASFANVRANGLIAVNLRDDDQLIGVDITNGDNDIMLFSKSGKVVRFKEDQVRAMGRTAAGVRGIKLTAEDQVVSLIVPKTDGDILTATENGYGKRTVLAEYPAKSRATQGVVSIKVSERNGSVVGAIQVEEGDEMMMITDAGTLVRTRVSEVSQVGRNTQGVTLIRTAEDENVVALQRIDEIDEIEPVEGEDVEGEETPAADDQAPAADADDSSSDE, from the coding sequence ATGAGCGATCTAGCTAGAGAGATCACGCCTGTAAACATTGAAGATGAGCTGAGAGGCTCATACCTCGACTATGCGATGTCCGTTATCGTCGGTCGAGCACTTCCAGATGTGCGTGATGGCCTAAAGCCTGTACACCGTCGCGTTTTATTCGCGATGAATGTGCTAGGTAATGATTGGAACAAACCATATAAAAAATCTGCCCGTGTAGTGGGCGATGTTATCGGTAAATACCACCCACACGGTGATAGTGCCGTTTATGACACTATAGTGCGTATGGCTCAGCCATTCTCACTGCGCTATATGCTGGTCGATGGTCAAGGTAACTTTGGCTCAATCGATGGCGACTCAGCAGCGGCTATGCGTTACACCGAAGTACGTATGGCTAAAATTGCTCATGAGCTGCTAGCCGATTTAGAGAAAGACACGGTTGACTACGTTCCTAACTATGATGGAACGGAGCAGATCCCAGCAGTACTGCCAACGAAGATCCCGAACCTATTAGTTAACGGTTCATCAGGTATCGCGGTTGGTATGGCGACCAATATTCCACCTCATAACTTGAATGAAGTTATTGATGGTTGCTTGGCTTACATCAACAATGAAGATATTACCATCGATGAGTTGATGGAGTTCATTCCGGGGCCAGACTTCCCAACGGCAGCGCTGATTAGCGGTCGTAAGGGTATCATCGACGCTTATAAAACAGGACGCGGTAAAGTTTACATGCGTTCGAAAGCGGAGATCGAAAGCGATAAAGCGGGTAGAGAGACCATTATTGTTACGGAAATTCCGTACCAAGTGAACAAAGCTCGCCTGATCGAGAAAATTGCTGAACTGGTTAAAGATAAGAAAGTTGAGGGCATCAGCGCTCTTCGCGATGAGTCTGACAAAGACGGTATGCGCATCGTTATTGAATGTAAGCGTGATGCCGTGGGTGAAGTGGTTCTAAACAACCTTTATTCACAGACTCAATTGCAGACGACTTTCGGTATCAACATGGTTGCGCTGAATAACGGACAGCCGCAACTGTTTAACCTGAAAGATATGCTGAAGTGCTTCGTTGACCACCGTCGCGAAGTAGTGACTCGTCGCACCATCTTTGAACTACGCAAAGCTCGTGACCGTGCTCATATTCTTGAAGCACTTTCATTAGCACTGGCTAACATTGATGAAGTGATCGAACTGATCAAGAGTGCGCCAACGCCAGCGGAAGCCAAAGAGGGCTTAATCTCTCGTGGTTGGAAACTGGGCAACGTCGCATCTATGCTAGAGCGCGCAGGTACTGACGCAGCACGTCCTGATTGGTTGGAAGACCAGTATGGCATCCGTGATGGTCTGTACTATCTGACCGAACAGCAAGCGCAAGCGATTCTTGAGCTTCGTCTACACCGTCTAACCGGTCTAGAACACGAGAAGATCCTTGACGAATACAAAGCGCTGCTTGAAGAAATTGCTGAGCTAATGCACATTCTTGCGAGCACTGAGCGTTTGATGGAAGTGATTACCGAAGAGCTTGAGCTTGTTCAAGCGACTTACGGCGATGTGCGTCGCAGTGAAATCACAGCGGCTGTTCACGATATCGATATGGAAGAGCTCATTGCCCGCGAAGACGTGGTTGTGACGCTATCTCATGAAGGTTATGTGAAGTACCAAGTGCTGAGTGATTACGAAGCACAGCGTCGTGGTGGTAAAGGTAAGAGCGCCACTAAGATGAAGGATGAGGACTATATTGACCGCCTATTGGTAGCCAATACTCACGATAACATCCTTTGTTTCTCGACTCGCGGTAAAACTTATCGCTTGAAAGTGTATCAACTACCATTAGCGAGCCGCACTGCGCGTGGTAAGCCTATCGTTAATATTCTGCCACTTGAAGAAGGCGAGCGTATCACTGCGATCCTACCTGTGTCTGAATTTACCGAAGATAAGTTTATCTTTATGGCGACTGGCGACGGTACCGTTAAGAAAACCTCTTTGGCTAGCTTTGCCAACGTTCGTGCCAACGGTCTGATTGCCGTTAACCTACGTGATGACGACCAATTGATCGGTGTCGATATCACTAACGGTGATAACGACATCATGCTGTTCTCTAAGTCAGGTAAAGTGGTTCGCTTTAAAGAAGACCAAGTTCGTGCCATGGGTCGTACAGCAGCGGGTGTTCGCGGTATTAAACTGACTGCCGAAGACCAGGTTGTTTCTCTGATTGTACCTAAGACAGATGGTGACATCTTGACGGCAACAGAGAACGGCTATGGTAAGCGTACCGTTCTTGCAGAATACCCAGCGAAGAGTCGTGCGACTCAAGGTGTAGTCTCGATTAAGGTTTCTGAGCGTAACGGTAGTGTAGTGGGTGCAATCCAAGTAGAAGAAGGCGACGAGATGATGATGATCACCGACGCTGGTACTCTGGTTCGTACGCGTGTTTCTGAAGTTAGCCAAGTCGGTCGTAACACTCAAGGTGTAACGCTAATCCGTACTGCTGAAGACGAAAACGTGGTTGCGCTACAACGTATCGATGAGATTGATGAAATTGAACCAGTTGAAGGTGAGGACGTTGAGGGTGAAGAAACACCAGCAGCAGACGATCAAGCACCAGCAGCGGATGCCGATGATTCAAGCTCAGACGAATAA
- a CDS encoding LysR substrate-binding domain-containing protein translates to MLDIKSLLHSDMNLLICLHVLLEERSVSQAAKRMHLTQSAISKQLTRLRVLFDDPLFERVSKGLLPTPKAVALAPKIHQILVQVEQLAQLDEFIPNDSQRSFHFELVETAYSAIYTQSVITAMKQAPSITLNAQTWNEQSLERLVRREADFGIGMFEYDSRAKHHIATIPKELQYQELFRDHSVCLMHPKHPALQQPWNLDTFVSHRHIHVVTGGVGRWLLMDLLDQQSKSLDKAILVSDMNSAVEMCQHSDLLMCYPYKNVKHLVDNGTLVMKPLPLKLEPGGLFLIWHKHFDQDQGHQWMRQQIIDQSSVIH, encoded by the coding sequence ATGCTTGATATCAAATCGTTATTGCACAGTGATATGAACCTCCTTATCTGTTTGCATGTGTTGCTTGAAGAAAGAAGCGTCAGTCAAGCCGCTAAGCGAATGCACTTAACCCAATCGGCGATCAGTAAACAGCTAACCCGTTTAAGGGTGTTATTTGATGACCCTTTATTTGAACGTGTATCTAAAGGGCTACTTCCCACACCTAAAGCGGTGGCTTTAGCCCCTAAGATTCATCAAATTTTAGTTCAAGTTGAACAACTTGCGCAGTTAGACGAGTTTATTCCTAATGATAGCCAGCGTAGTTTTCATTTTGAGTTAGTGGAAACCGCCTATAGCGCCATCTATACCCAAAGCGTGATAACGGCTATGAAACAAGCGCCTTCTATTACGCTGAATGCACAAACATGGAATGAACAGAGCCTTGAACGATTGGTCAGGCGGGAAGCGGATTTTGGTATCGGTATGTTTGAATATGACAGTCGCGCTAAACATCATATCGCGACCATACCAAAGGAGTTGCAATATCAAGAACTGTTTCGGGACCACTCAGTCTGCTTAATGCATCCAAAGCACCCTGCCCTTCAGCAGCCATGGAACCTAGACACTTTTGTCAGTCATCGTCATATTCATGTGGTCACCGGAGGGGTCGGACGTTGGTTATTAATGGACTTGCTGGATCAGCAAAGTAAATCCCTAGATAAAGCGATCTTAGTTTCGGACATGAATAGTGCGGTAGAAATGTGTCAGCACAGCGACCTACTGATGTGTTATCCGTATAAAAATGTTAAGCACTTGGTCGATAACGGCACGTTGGTGATGAAACCTCTACCACTCAAGTTGGAACCTGGTGGTCTATTCCTGATATGGCATAAACATTTCGACCAAGATCAGGGACACCAGTGGATGCGGCAGCAAATCATTGACCAGAGTAGTGTCATTCATTAA
- the add gene encoding adenosine deaminase gives MDYQQLAKIELHCHLDGSVRPQTIRDLAEQSGVSVPDDEQVLLDLLVAPEDCQNLDEYIDCFKLPIQLMQTEEALERISFELYEDAAQENVKYQEVRFAPLLHTRNGLSVEQIIDSVIRGMQRAEQQYDIKGNYILSIVRNMPTDNVKAMLDAGKTWLNNGVVAFDIAGGEQPDFSAKYTEFTRYAAQLGYRLTVHAGEQWYGKNVLDAVTLLGAERIGHGVYIKDHQAAYDMVKQQAVALEVCPTSNVNTKCIESLPQHPIADFYHDGVVVTINTDNRTVSNTTMTDEVRKVMETFDLTIDDYYAIYRHSVGNAFASDSVKQHLLSYIPR, from the coding sequence ATGGATTACCAACAATTAGCAAAAATTGAACTGCATTGTCACCTAGACGGCAGTGTGAGACCACAAACAATACGTGATTTAGCCGAGCAGTCTGGCGTGAGTGTTCCTGACGATGAACAGGTCTTGCTTGACTTACTTGTTGCCCCGGAAGATTGTCAAAACTTGGATGAATATATTGATTGCTTTAAGTTGCCAATCCAATTAATGCAGACCGAGGAAGCGTTGGAGCGTATCTCGTTTGAGTTGTATGAAGATGCTGCGCAAGAGAATGTGAAATATCAAGAAGTTCGCTTTGCGCCACTATTACATACCCGCAATGGGCTATCCGTAGAACAGATCATTGATAGTGTGATTCGTGGTATGCAACGAGCAGAGCAGCAATACGATATCAAGGGCAACTATATCTTATCCATTGTGCGTAATATGCCAACAGACAACGTGAAGGCGATGTTAGATGCGGGTAAAACGTGGCTTAATAATGGCGTTGTTGCGTTTGATATTGCTGGTGGTGAACAACCAGATTTTAGTGCGAAGTATACCGAATTTACCCGCTATGCCGCTCAATTAGGTTATCGTTTGACCGTTCACGCGGGAGAGCAGTGGTATGGCAAAAATGTGCTAGATGCAGTCACCTTACTTGGGGCGGAACGCATTGGTCATGGTGTCTATATCAAAGATCATCAAGCGGCCTATGATATGGTCAAGCAGCAAGCTGTCGCACTGGAAGTCTGTCCTACCAGTAATGTAAATACCAAATGCATTGAGTCTCTGCCGCAGCATCCTATTGCTGACTTTTATCATGACGGCGTTGTTGTGACCATCAATACGGATAATCGCACCGTATCGAACACGACCATGACCGATGAAGTTCGCAAGGTGATGGAGACATTTGATCTAACAATCGACGATTACTACGCTATTTACAGACATAGTGTAGGCAACGCGTTTGCCAGTGATTCGGTGAAACAACATTTGCTGAGTTACATTCCTAGGTAA
- a CDS encoding S1 family peptidase has protein sequence MFTTNKSAVVTMLAALGCLSTSAEASTDISAMIFNGTDTSAEEWPSIASIYYDASDYGGDQESYCTGTILDEQHVLTAAHCLYDGDEVFEPYLIYTSVVPQMNDESDAVNGLVTPIRASEFYAHPDFVDSAISEAVPWPNDIAIIKLETPMNVDSNAYTVQGLSSQASSYRQTDEEFVAVGYGITETGSYGELLQTTLNYQTQANCSLGAGDSQICTTGDYNFSTDVRNSTCNGDSGGPLFWYDGSQYVQIGVTSYGWTGCSNEFNTDTAVFTEVADYSAWVSSVLSGNETPVYTVTDQERYDYVYGSDSTSSTSSSDSGGTVSLNWLLLMALVAASVRFRRRSIV, from the coding sequence GTGTTCACAACAAACAAATCTGCGGTCGTGACTATGCTTGCCGCATTAGGGTGCCTCTCAACATCTGCCGAAGCATCGACGGATATTTCAGCCATGATCTTTAATGGCACTGATACCAGTGCGGAAGAGTGGCCATCCATCGCTTCAATTTATTACGATGCTTCAGATTATGGTGGCGATCAAGAAAGTTACTGTACCGGTACGATACTTGATGAGCAGCATGTCCTGACCGCGGCGCACTGTCTTTATGACGGTGATGAGGTGTTCGAACCTTATCTCATTTATACCTCCGTCGTACCGCAGATGAATGATGAATCGGATGCAGTGAATGGCTTAGTGACGCCCATTCGAGCCTCAGAGTTTTATGCCCACCCTGATTTTGTTGACTCTGCGATATCCGAAGCGGTTCCGTGGCCTAACGACATTGCTATTATTAAGCTGGAAACTCCCATGAATGTCGATAGCAATGCCTATACAGTGCAAGGTTTATCGTCCCAAGCTTCAAGCTATCGTCAAACCGATGAGGAGTTTGTTGCCGTAGGTTATGGTATCACCGAGACTGGGAGTTACGGAGAATTATTGCAAACAACCCTTAACTATCAAACACAAGCCAACTGTTCCCTTGGCGCTGGTGATTCACAGATCTGCACCACTGGTGATTATAATTTCTCGACGGACGTCCGAAACTCCACCTGCAATGGTGATTCAGGCGGTCCACTGTTTTGGTACGATGGTAGCCAGTATGTACAAATTGGCGTGACCAGTTATGGTTGGACAGGGTGCTCTAACGAATTCAACACTGATACTGCTGTTTTCACAGAAGTCGCGGATTACTCCGCATGGGTAAGCAGTGTGTTAAGTGGTAATGAAACGCCCGTTTATACGGTGACGGATCAAGAGCGTTATGATTATGTCTATGGTTCAGACTCAACTTCTAGCACGAGCTCCAGCGATAGCGGTGGAACCGTATCACTGAACTGGTTGTTATTGATGGCTCTAGTCGCAGCATCAGTTCGCTTTAGACGCCGAAGTATCGTATAA
- a CDS encoding PP2C family protein-serine/threonine phosphatase yields the protein MAADEQTQSGRQQQILLVEDHKATQLLISSLLEKRGYKVTVANHGHEALEILDSSEQIQFVLSDWVMPKMDGVELCKRLKSTNYNRYIFFVLLSSQDDKDSIISGIDAGADDFVAKNTAIDELDARIRAGFRNLNLHIELLTKNQQLDQAYATIRGDLDSAGDFIRQLLPRKTAFNQAQMAYVSMPSAQIGGDILGYMELDEQHLGLYLIDVSGHGVASALLSFSVQQTLSVINGESSVVFKVEGQHKSIRSAADVVTKLNEIYTQDDSNPLYFTMVYAVLNRESGELNYCIAGHPPVIRAIANPQSTEFLSDNNFVVGMFDFADYKAHTIKLQPHDEIWFYTDGITEARVEGEFYSEQRLKDLIDTIHLQPFSDKPQHIVASVSQWQSSVLFEDDISILACKWIPESKESR from the coding sequence ATGGCGGCAGATGAGCAAACACAATCAGGTCGACAGCAACAAATTTTGCTCGTTGAGGACCATAAAGCCACTCAACTGCTCATTAGTTCGTTATTAGAAAAGCGTGGGTATAAAGTGACAGTGGCAAACCATGGTCATGAAGCGCTTGAAATACTCGATAGTAGTGAACAGATCCAATTCGTATTGAGCGACTGGGTAATGCCGAAAATGGATGGGGTTGAGTTGTGTAAGCGACTCAAGTCGACCAATTACAATCGCTACATCTTTTTTGTTTTGCTCTCATCCCAAGATGATAAAGATTCCATTATCAGCGGAATCGATGCAGGTGCTGACGATTTCGTGGCAAAAAATACCGCCATTGATGAGCTGGATGCACGTATTAGAGCGGGTTTTCGTAACCTCAATCTGCACATTGAACTACTCACTAAGAATCAACAGCTTGATCAAGCGTATGCCACTATTCGCGGCGATCTCGATTCGGCAGGTGATTTTATTAGACAGTTGCTGCCGAGAAAGACCGCATTCAATCAAGCTCAAATGGCTTATGTCTCTATGCCGAGTGCGCAAATCGGCGGGGATATCCTTGGCTATATGGAATTGGATGAACAGCACCTTGGCTTGTATCTTATCGATGTCTCTGGGCATGGTGTTGCTTCTGCTTTGCTCTCTTTTTCAGTGCAACAGACTCTTTCCGTTATTAATGGCGAAAGCTCTGTGGTGTTTAAGGTCGAAGGTCAACACAAGTCAATACGCTCTGCCGCGGATGTGGTGACGAAGCTGAATGAGATTTACACCCAGGACGATAGCAATCCTCTCTATTTTACGATGGTTTATGCGGTGTTGAATCGAGAGAGTGGCGAATTAAATTACTGCATTGCCGGTCATCCTCCGGTGATTAGAGCGATAGCAAATCCGCAAAGTACCGAGTTTTTATCCGATAATAACTTTGTCGTTGGCATGTTTGATTTTGCTGACTACAAAGCGCACACCATCAAGTTACAACCCCATGATGAGATTTGGTTTTATACCGATGGCATCACCGAGGCACGCGTAGAGGGTGAGTTTTACTCAGAACAACGCTTAAAAGATCTTATCGATACCATTCACCTACAGCCATTTAGCGACAAGCCACAACACATCGTGGCTTCAGTCAGTCAATGGCAAAGCTCAGTTCTATTTGAGGATGACATCAGTATTCTTGCCTGTAAATGGATCCCTGAGTCTAAGGAGTCAAGATGA
- a CDS encoding STAS domain-containing protein: protein MKYEVFNNQNFTIVHIQEPRFDAKLASGFRQAIEDIQADIRPNLLLELSSVTFMDSSGLGAIMAMYKLLRDKQIVLVGATPAVRDLLKLTRMDRLVKTYDSLEQAMVPQA from the coding sequence ATGAAGTATGAAGTGTTTAATAATCAAAATTTTACTATTGTTCATATTCAAGAGCCGAGATTTGATGCCAAGCTTGCCTCAGGTTTTCGTCAGGCGATAGAAGATATTCAAGCGGATATTAGACCCAACCTGCTTCTTGAACTCTCTTCGGTAACGTTTATGGATAGTAGTGGTCTTGGCGCAATAATGGCAATGTATAAGTTATTGCGTGATAAACAGATAGTGCTTGTTGGCGCAACCCCTGCGGTACGCGATCTTCTGAAATTGACACGCATGGATCGCTTAGTTAAAACCTACGACAGTCTAGAACAAGCGATGGTCCCACAAGCGTAA
- a CDS encoding ATP-binding protein yields the protein MEVREQVFSRQYPSSIETSRVVAEDLKLFWRESDVSDTVVVELELCVVELVNNAYEHAYENRDGEPIEIFSQYHNGVMIIDVANFGVEMPQCQFLSALEADFLEPEVDDPNTWSTSGRGFIILAALVDKVELNREQNKNVFRLIKKIPL from the coding sequence ATGGAAGTTCGAGAACAGGTGTTCTCCAGGCAGTATCCCAGCTCAATAGAAACCTCACGAGTGGTTGCTGAAGATCTTAAGCTATTTTGGCGCGAGTCTGATGTGAGCGATACCGTAGTGGTTGAATTGGAGTTGTGTGTGGTTGAGTTGGTCAATAACGCCTATGAACATGCTTATGAAAATCGTGATGGCGAACCGATTGAGATATTTAGCCAGTACCACAACGGAGTAATGATTATCGATGTCGCGAATTTTGGTGTTGAGATGCCGCAATGTCAGTTTCTGTCCGCATTGGAAGCCGATTTTTTGGAGCCGGAAGTGGATGATCCCAACACTTGGTCTACCTCCGGGCGTGGTTTTATTATATTGGCAGCGTTGGTCGATAAAGTGGAGCTCAATCGAGAGCAAAACAAAAACGTCTTTCGTTTGATTAAGAAAATACCTTTGTAG
- the thrS gene encoding threonine--tRNA ligase has translation MPVITLPDGSQRQFDNPVSTMDVALSIGPGLAKATIAGRVDGERVDACDLIEADASLEIITAKDEDGLEIVRHSCAHLLGHAIKQLYPDVKMAIGPTIDSGFYYDIDLDHSLTMEDVEKIEKRMKELAKTKYQVIKKKVSWQEARDTFESRGESYKMEILDENVSKDDRPGLYHHEEYIDMCRGPHVPNMSFCQHFKLLNVAGAYWRGNSDNKMLQRIYGTAFHDKKALKEHLTRLEEAAKRDHRKIGKQLDLFHMQQEAPGMVFWHHNGWSVFRDLEVFVREKLTEYDYQEVKGPLMMDRVLWERSGHWDKYADAMFTTSSENREYAIKPMNCPGHVQIFNQGLKSYRDLPLRMAEFGSCHRNEPSGALHGIMRVRGFTQDDAHIFCTESQIQEEVTSCIKMVYDTYNTFGFTNIVVKLSTRPEKRVGSDEIWDRSEEALKQSLEAMEIPFEIQEGEGAFYGPKIEFTLYDCLDRAWQCGTVQLDFNLPGRLGATYVDENNERQVPVMIHRAILGSLERFIGILIEEYAGFFPTWLAPEQAVIMNITDKQSEYVQEVTKKLQKSGIRAKADLRNEKIGFKIREHTLKRIPYMLVCGDQEMEAGEIAVRTRKGKDLGKFKVDDFIAYIQDEVSSRKLNLEE, from the coding sequence ATGCCTGTAATTACTCTTCCTGACGGTAGCCAACGTCAATTTGATAACCCAGTTTCTACAATGGATGTCGCACTTTCTATCGGTCCTGGTCTTGCGAAAGCAACCATCGCCGGTCGTGTCGATGGTGAACGCGTTGATGCGTGTGATCTTATTGAAGCTGACGCAAGTTTAGAAATCATCACGGCGAAAGACGAAGACGGTCTTGAAATTGTACGCCACTCTTGCGCGCACCTGCTGGGTCACGCAATTAAGCAGCTTTATCCAGATGTGAAAATGGCGATCGGTCCAACTATCGATAGCGGTTTTTACTATGACATTGATTTAGACCACTCCCTGACAATGGAAGATGTGGAAAAAATCGAAAAACGCATGAAAGAGCTAGCGAAGACCAAGTATCAAGTTATCAAGAAAAAGGTAAGCTGGCAGGAAGCTCGTGACACATTTGAGAGTCGCGGCGAAAGCTACAAGATGGAAATCTTGGACGAGAACGTATCGAAAGATGATCGTCCAGGTCTGTACCATCACGAAGAATACATTGATATGTGTCGCGGTCCACACGTACCGAACATGAGCTTCTGCCAACACTTTAAACTGTTGAATGTTGCAGGCGCATATTGGCGTGGTAACAGCGACAACAAGATGTTGCAGCGTATCTACGGTACGGCATTCCACGACAAGAAAGCACTGAAAGAGCACCTAACCCGTTTAGAAGAAGCGGCGAAGCGTGACCACCGTAAGATCGGTAAGCAACTTGACCTGTTCCACATGCAGCAAGAAGCACCGGGCATGGTTTTCTGGCACCACAATGGTTGGTCAGTATTCCGTGACCTAGAAGTGTTTGTTCGTGAAAAACTGACTGAGTATGATTATCAGGAAGTGAAAGGTCCTCTAATGATGGACCGCGTGCTTTGGGAACGCTCTGGTCACTGGGATAAGTACGCGGATGCGATGTTCACGACGTCTTCTGAGAACCGTGAATATGCGATTAAGCCGATGAACTGTCCGGGTCACGTGCAGATCTTTAACCAAGGTCTAAAATCATATCGTGATTTACCCCTGCGTATGGCTGAGTTCGGTTCATGTCACCGTAACGAACCATCAGGCGCACTACACGGTATCATGCGTGTTCGTGGCTTTACTCAAGATGATGCACACATCTTCTGTACTGAAAGCCAGATTCAAGAAGAAGTCACTTCTTGTATCAAAATGGTGTACGACACGTATAATACGTTCGGCTTTACCAACATCGTTGTAAAACTGTCTACGCGTCCAGAAAAACGTGTTGGCTCTGACGAAATTTGGGATCGCTCTGAAGAAGCCCTGAAGCAGTCTCTTGAAGCAATGGAAATTCCATTCGAAATTCAAGAAGGCGAGGGTGCATTCTACGGTCCTAAGATCGAGTTTACTCTGTATGACTGCCTAGACCGTGCATGGCAGTGTGGTACCGTTCAGCTAGACTTTAACCTACCAGGTCGTCTTGGCGCGACTTATGTAGATGAGAACAACGAACGTCAAGTTCCGGTTATGATTCACCGTGCGATCTTAGGTTCGCTTGAGCGTTTCATCGGTATTTTGATTGAAGAATATGCAGGCTTCTTCCCAACATGGTTGGCGCCTGAGCAGGCTGTTATTATGAATATTACGGACAAACAGTCCGAATATGTTCAAGAAGTAACAAAAAAACTGCAAAAAAGTGGAATTAGAGCCAAAGCGGACTTGAGAAATGAGAAGATTGGCTTTAAAATCCGCGAACACACTTTGAAGCGTATCCCGTACATGCTTGTTTGTGGCGACCAAGAAATGGAAGCTGGCGAAATTGCAGTACGTACACGCAAAGGTAAAGACCTCGGCAAGTTTAAAGTGGATGACTTTATTGCATACATCCAAGACGAGGTTTCTAGCCGTAAGCTCAATCTGGAGGAATAA
- the infC gene encoding translation initiation factor IF-3, whose protein sequence is MKGGRRGQQPAKQNQHRLNGEIRGVREVRLTGADGESVGVVSIQEALDAAAEAGMDLVEISPNAEPPVCRVMDYGKFLFEKSKAAKEQKKKQKQIQIKEVKFRPGTDIGDYQVKLRNLTRFLEEGNKVKVTIRFRGREMAHQDIGVDVLNRLKEDTVDLAVVESFPTRIEGRQMIMVLAPKKK, encoded by the coding sequence ATTAAAGGCGGAAGACGTGGCCAACAACCGGCCAAACAAAACCAGCACCGTTTAAACGGTGAAATTCGTGGCGTTCGTGAAGTTCGCTTAACAGGTGCAGATGGTGAATCTGTTGGTGTTGTTTCTATTCAAGAAGCACTAGATGCAGCTGCAGAAGCTGGTATGGATCTCGTAGAGATCAGCCCTAACGCCGAGCCACCAGTTTGTCGTGTGATGGACTATGGCAAGTTCCTCTTCGAGAAGAGCAAAGCTGCTAAAGAGCAGAAGAAGAAGCAAAAACAGATCCAGATTAAGGAAGTAAAATTCCGTCCTGGGACTGATATTGGAGACTATCAGGTAAAACTACGCAACCTGACGCGTTTCCTAGAAGAAGGCAACAAAGTGAAGGTAACAATTCGCTTCCGTGGCCGAGAAATGGCTCACCAAGATATTGGTGTCGACGTTCTAAATCGTCTGAAAGAAGATACTGTAGATTTAGCTGTAGTAGAATCTTTCCCGACTAGAATCGAAGGCCGCCAAATGATCATGGTTCTAGCCCCTAAGAAGAAGTAA
- the rpmI gene encoding 50S ribosomal protein L35 codes for MPKMKTNKGAAKRFKKTAGGIKYKHATKRHILTKRTTKNKRQLRPNAILPKCEVAAVARMLPYA; via the coding sequence ATGCCTAAGATGAAAACCAACAAAGGTGCTGCTAAGCGTTTTAAGAAAACTGCTGGTGGTATTAAGTACAAGCACGCTACTAAGCGTCACATCCTGACCAAGCGTACTACTAAGAACAAGCGTCAGCTTCGTCCAAATGCAATCCTTCCAAAATGTGAAGTGGCTGCAGTTGCACGTATGCTTCCATACGCTTAA
- the rplT gene encoding 50S ribosomal protein L20: MPRVKRGVQARARHKKVLKQAKGYYGARSRVFRVAFQAVTKAGQYAYRDRRTKKRQFRQLWIARINAASRQNGLSYSRFINGLKKASIEIDRKILADIAVFDKAAFAVLVEKAKAAL, from the coding sequence ATGCCTCGCGTAAAACGTGGTGTACAAGCTCGTGCACGTCATAAGAAAGTTCTAAAACAAGCTAAAGGTTACTACGGAGCACGTTCACGTGTATTCCGCGTAGCTTTCCAAGCAGTTACTAAAGCTGGTCAATACGCTTACCGTGACCGTCGCACTAAGAAGCGTCAGTTCCGTCAACTATGGATCGCGCGTATCAACGCTGCATCTCGTCAAAATGGTCTATCTTACAGCCGTTTCATCAACGGTCTTAAGAAAGCATCTATCGAGATCGACCGTAAGATCCTTGCTGACATCGCGGTATTCGACAAAGCTGCATTTGCAGTTCTAGTTGAAAAAGCGAAAGCTGCTCTTTAA